The Bradyrhizobium ottawaense genome window below encodes:
- a CDS encoding transporter, whose protein sequence is MAEPAKLASALSNAEPAIPGLVWAFRLHSDGSAEALPVDQPIEFSHDGRLWLHFNLTDARARPWIAASQLPALARELLLSSDTFQQLHVIDHCVYGVFSDLVREIDSATEETAFLRFAMTERLLVSGRHQALCSADATRRVLEGGYRVDNVAHLLEKIVDEVADTLDRMADKLGQEIDDIEERILADDARPEMRRNLGRLRRTCVRLHRQLTGLRTLFHRLDQKNTDHLSPALRIQAGKLAQRLDGLDHDIVELRERSRLLEEELRFKNEEESNRHLHTLSIVTSLLLPPTLVTGIFGMNTKGLPLTEVESGFLWAAVLMACSVTAAYLFMRRTGIFK, encoded by the coding sequence ATGGCTGAGCCGGCAAAGCTTGCCAGCGCATTATCGAACGCCGAACCCGCCATTCCCGGCCTGGTCTGGGCCTTCCGCCTGCACAGCGACGGCAGTGCCGAGGCGCTGCCGGTCGACCAGCCGATCGAGTTCAGCCATGACGGCCGGCTCTGGCTGCATTTCAACCTGACCGACGCGCGGGCGCGGCCCTGGATCGCGGCGTCGCAGCTGCCGGCGCTTGCACGCGAACTGCTGCTGTCGAGCGACACCTTCCAGCAGCTTCACGTCATCGACCATTGCGTCTATGGTGTGTTCTCCGATCTCGTGCGCGAGATCGACAGCGCGACGGAGGAGACCGCGTTCCTGCGCTTCGCCATGACCGAGCGGCTGCTGGTCTCTGGCCGCCATCAGGCGCTGTGCTCGGCGGACGCCACGCGGCGGGTGCTCGAAGGCGGCTACCGCGTCGACAACGTCGCTCATCTGCTCGAAAAGATCGTCGACGAGGTCGCGGACACGCTGGACCGGATGGCCGACAAGCTCGGCCAGGAGATCGACGATATCGAGGAGCGCATCCTCGCCGATGACGCGAGGCCCGAGATGCGCCGCAATCTCGGCCGGCTCCGCCGCACCTGCGTGCGGCTGCATCGGCAGCTCACCGGATTGCGCACGCTGTTTCACCGTCTCGATCAGAAGAACACCGATCATTTGTCGCCGGCGTTGCGGATCCAGGCCGGCAAGCTTGCGCAGCGGCTCGATGGCCTCGATCACGACATCGTCGAGCTGCGCGAGCGCAGCCGCCTGCTCGAGGAAGAGCTGCGCTTCAAGAACGAGGAGGAGAGCAACCGCCATCTCCACACCCTCTCGATCGTGACCTCGCTGTTGCTGCCGCCGACGCTGGTCACCGGCATCTTCGGCATGAACACCAAGGGCCTGCCGCTGACCGAGGTCGAAAGCGGATTTTTGTGGGCGGCAGTGCTGATGGCCTGCTCGGTTACTGCGGCCTATCTCTTCATGCGGCGCACCGGTATCTTCAAGTAG
- a CDS encoding acetoacetate decarboxylase, with protein MRSEDVLRLPSMPAAGPSYPAGPYRFVNREFLVITYETDPELIRAGLPEPLQPIDQPIAHYEWIKMPDSSGFGSYTESGLVIPARLNGEDVNFVSQMYLDDDPPIAAGREIWGFPKKYAHPKLEIVKDTLTGTLEYAGQLVAMGTMGYKHESMAGNGDLTRATLSKTQINLKMIPGVDGRLEVCQLVAINLVDIVPKGSWMGPGRLHLVPHVNAPVADFPVRRCLGAHHYIADLTLPFGRVVHDYIRQAEAAATGLAAE; from the coding sequence ATGCGAAGCGAAGACGTGCTGAGACTTCCGTCCATGCCCGCGGCGGGGCCGAGCTATCCGGCCGGTCCGTATCGGTTCGTCAACCGCGAATTCCTCGTCATCACCTACGAGACCGACCCGGAGCTGATCCGTGCCGGCCTGCCTGAGCCGTTGCAGCCGATCGACCAGCCGATCGCGCATTACGAGTGGATCAAGATGCCTGACTCCTCCGGCTTCGGCAGCTATACCGAATCCGGCCTCGTCATTCCCGCGCGCCTCAACGGCGAGGACGTCAACTTCGTCTCGCAGATGTATCTCGACGACGATCCGCCGATCGCCGCCGGCCGCGAGATCTGGGGCTTTCCCAAGAAATACGCCCATCCCAAGCTCGAAATCGTCAAGGACACGCTGACGGGCACGCTGGAATATGCCGGCCAGCTCGTCGCCATGGGCACCATGGGCTACAAGCACGAGAGCATGGCCGGCAACGGCGACCTCACCCGCGCCACGCTGTCGAAGACGCAGATCAATCTGAAGATGATCCCGGGCGTCGACGGTCGTCTCGAGGTCTGCCAGCTGGTCGCGATCAACCTCGTCGACATCGTGCCGAAGGGCTCCTGGATGGGGCCGGGCCGGCTGCACCTGGTGCCTCATGTCAACGCGCCGGTCGCCGATTTCCCGGTCCGCCGCTGCCTCGGCGCGCATCATTACATTGCCGATCTGACGCTGCCGTTCGGCCGCGTCGTCCATGACTACATCAGGCAAGCCGAGGCGGCCGCGACCGGGCTGGCGGCGGAATAG
- a CDS encoding patatin-like phospholipase family protein, giving the protein MDARTSQPTYQSHQAPSRGWRPERCDRVALVLQGGGALGAYQAGVYQALHEAGIEPDWVCGVSIGAINSAIIAGNKPEKRLEALRIFWERITNRKIWHYTPDGDVFRQWRNLTSAWMTSAMGQPGFFTPHQMNPWFSPVGARTATSYYDTMPLKESLLELVDFDLINEKRVRFAVGAVNVLSGNFIYFDNSHDEIEPEHIMASGALPPALPMVRIGTDHFWDGGIVSNTPLQHLLDQEDALNSLVFQVDLFSARGVLPRSIQDVMARHKDIMYSSRTRHNTDVYRRTHNLKVLLHKALAKLPDEQLSDEERKLKTSLCHMPEIAILHLIYQQKAYEGDAKDHEFSGTSMREHWTSGYEDTKRTLKRRDWIKMPEEGMGLVVHDVHRETESA; this is encoded by the coding sequence ATGGACGCCCGCACGTCGCAACCGACATATCAGAGCCATCAGGCGCCCTCGCGGGGCTGGCGGCCCGAGCGCTGCGATCGCGTCGCGCTGGTGCTGCAGGGCGGCGGCGCGCTCGGCGCCTACCAGGCCGGTGTCTACCAGGCGCTGCACGAGGCCGGCATCGAGCCGGACTGGGTCTGCGGTGTCTCGATCGGCGCGATCAACTCCGCCATCATCGCCGGCAACAAGCCGGAAAAGCGGCTCGAGGCGCTGCGCATCTTCTGGGAGCGCATCACCAACCGCAAGATCTGGCACTACACCCCCGACGGCGACGTCTTCCGCCAGTGGCGCAATCTCACCAGCGCCTGGATGACCTCGGCGATGGGCCAGCCCGGATTCTTCACCCCGCACCAAATGAATCCCTGGTTCAGCCCGGTCGGCGCGCGCACCGCGACCAGCTATTACGACACGATGCCGCTGAAGGAGAGCCTGCTCGAGCTGGTCGACTTCGATCTCATCAACGAGAAGAGGGTCCGCTTCGCGGTCGGCGCGGTCAACGTGCTCTCGGGCAATTTCATCTATTTCGACAATTCCCATGACGAGATCGAGCCGGAGCACATCATGGCCTCCGGCGCCCTGCCCCCGGCGCTGCCGATGGTGCGGATCGGCACCGATCATTTCTGGGACGGCGGCATCGTCTCCAACACGCCGCTGCAACACCTGCTCGACCAGGAGGATGCGCTCAATTCGCTGGTGTTTCAGGTCGACCTGTTCAGCGCGCGCGGCGTGCTGCCGCGCTCGATCCAGGACGTGATGGCTCGCCACAAGGACATCATGTATTCCTCGCGCACGCGCCACAACACCGACGTCTATCGCCGCACCCACAATCTCAAGGTCCTGCTCCACAAGGCGCTGGCGAAGCTGCCGGACGAGCAACTGTCCGACGAGGAGCGCAAGCTGAAGACGAGCCTGTGCCACATGCCGGAGATCGCGATCCTGCATCTGATCTACCAGCAGAAGGCCTATGAGGGCGACGCCAAGGACCACGAGTTCTCGGGCACCTCGATGCGCGAGCACTGGACCAGCGGCTATGAAGACACCAAGCGCACGCTGAAGCGCCGCGACTGGATCAAGATGCCGGAGGAAGGCATGGGCCTCGTCGTGCACGACGTGCACCGGGAGACGGAGAGCGCGTAA
- a CDS encoding YybH family protein — protein MRNIASAIAIVIALSAPALAQKAEIEANNAKWIEMFNKGDFSGIASLYSADATALPPGSAMVQGRPAIEVMWKSMAEQVTDPKLTTVDVKPLGSSAAREIGTFVLKTKGSTPQEVTGKYVVVWEKVGDDWKLATDIWNDGK, from the coding sequence ATGCGCAACATTGCATCGGCGATTGCAATCGTGATCGCGTTGAGCGCGCCGGCTTTGGCTCAGAAGGCCGAGATCGAAGCGAACAATGCGAAATGGATAGAGATGTTCAACAAGGGAGATTTTTCCGGGATTGCATCCCTCTACAGCGCTGATGCGACCGCGCTCCCGCCGGGCTCCGCGATGGTGCAGGGTCGACCAGCCATCGAGGTCATGTGGAAAAGCATGGCTGAACAAGTGACCGATCCGAAGCTCACAACGGTGGATGTCAAGCCACTCGGTTCTTCCGCGGCCCGTGAGATCGGCACGTTCGTCCTGAAGACCAAGGGATCGACACCGCAGGAAGTGACCGGAAAGTATGTCGTCGTCTGGGAGAAGGTCGGAGACGACTGGAAGCTCGCCACCGACATCTGGAACGACGGCAAGTAG
- a CDS encoding DUF3303 domain-containing protein, whose protein sequence is MKFITTWSVPQGTFNAAVARFLETGGAPPEGVKMLGRWHGMNGQGFAISESSDPKAMYRWLAQWSDLLPLTVTPCLEDGDAGEVMASLPKR, encoded by the coding sequence ATGAAATTCATAACCACCTGGAGCGTACCTCAAGGCACCTTCAATGCAGCCGTCGCCCGCTTTCTCGAGACCGGTGGCGCACCACCCGAGGGCGTCAAGATGCTGGGCCGCTGGCATGGCATGAATGGACAGGGATTCGCGATCTCTGAATCGAGTGATCCAAAAGCCATGTATCGTTGGCTCGCGCAATGGTCTGACCTGCTCCCGTTGACCGTCACGCCCTGCCTTGAGGACGGAGACGCGGGCGAGGTGATGGCGTCGCTTCCCAAGCGTTGA